A window from Culex pipiens pallens isolate TS chromosome 3, TS_CPP_V2, whole genome shotgun sequence encodes these proteins:
- the LOC120415791 gene encoding medium-chain acyl-CoA ligase ACSF2, mitochondrial-like → SFSFQDLLNLATEQQISNIEAIQTSISPDSGAYLLLTSGSTGQPKAALLSHFAIVNNAIHSAYRNELDRKDHRICLHVPMFHAYGLVNGLFSALNYGSTIVVPSAAFKGSDSLKAIINEKCTVVYGTPTMFVDILAEIRKQKVKSPPMDLAIVGAASCSSQLQLNIQNTLGIRCVRTSYGMTETTGVAFLCDRGNKTESSLDTVGRIMDHYEAKVVDSEGKIVSFGMAGELLIRGYGIMLGYWSDDLKTKQILGNDGWLRTGDQFVLQPDGYGQIVGRIKEIIIRGGENIYPKEVEDVLNSIPEILESYCIGVPDERLGEEVCAYVRLVDMVECSQFDIARMKLFCQDKLAYFKIPKYLRIVEEMSKTSTGKIQKMVLLKMFLSENK, encoded by the coding sequence TCATTTTCCTTTCAGGATCTTCTGAATCTTGCGACGGAGCAGCAAATTAGCAATATTGAAGCTATTCAAACTAGCATTAGTCCGGACAGTGGCGCCTATCTTTTGTTAACATCTGGCTCAACTGGACAACCAAAGGCTGCATTGCTGTCACACTTTGCGATAGTAAACAACGCAATTCATTCTGCCTATAGAAACGAGCTTGACCGTAAAGATCATCGCATTTGTTTGCACGTGCCAATGTTTCATGCGTATGGATTAGTAAATGGACTATTCTCAGCCTTAAACTACGGATCCACGATCGTTGTCCCGAGCGCTGCATTTAAGGGTAGTGATTCCTTGAAAGCAATAATCAATGAAAAGTGTACTGTAGTCTATGGTACACCCACAATGTTTGTGGATATTCTCGCTGAGATCCGTAAGCAAAAAGTTAAGTCACCTCCGATGGATCTTGCGATCGTCGGAGCAGCTTCCTGTTCTTCGCAGTTGCAACTTAACATTCAGAACACGCTGGGTATTCGATGTGTCCGAACCAGTTACGGTATGACGGAAACGACTGGCGTAGCATTCCTGTGTGACCGCGGCAACAAGACAGAGTCTTCATTGGATACGGTGGGACGTATCATGGATCACTACGAGGCCAAGGTGGTCGACTCTGAAGGCAAGATCGTTTCGTTCGGAATGGCCGGAGAGCTTTTGATCCGAGGCTATGGAATCATGCTGGGATACTGGAGTGACGACCTGAAAACCAAACAAATCCTCGGCAATGACGGGTGGCTTCGTACGGGAGATCAGTTTGTGCTACAACCTGACGGGTATGGACAAATTGTAGGTCGAATCAAGGAGATAATTATTCGTGGTGGGGAGAACATTTACCCCAAGGAGGTTGAGGACGTGCTGAACTCTATTCCCGAAATATTGGAGTCGTACTGCATCGGTGTTCCAGACGAACGGCTTGGAGAGGAGGTTTGCGCTTACGTTCGGTTGGTGGACATGGTAGAGTGTAGCCAGTTTGATATCGCACGAATGAAACTGTTTTGCCAAGATAAGTTGGCATACTTCAAAATTCCAAAGTACCTCAGAATTGTCGAAGAGATGTCTAAAACTTCAACCGGGAAGATACAAAAGATGGTgcttctgaaaatgtttttgtcagaaaataaataa
- the LOC120415793 gene encoding nose resistant to fluoxetine protein 6-like produces the protein MVHRSILCCLVVALVHLGQCSRIVPPLYRYDDYFQCQRKSQSGVFCFVKVVLSEQRQSFQDSPRLDTSFRHDLLDWGVCVSDCQRELADMSTEQRQRLFLPKFQINFKYILPADHWGTYVENFKLRYGTLINVCVNNRLEHEYNISKLAYSEIEYCTTRDELDLRHRKTSGLVTVAFYATVLMLIGLTAVGNVVDLIGGDRTREHIIVSSFSIRRNWARLTDQPKSMLYRDFGYIDGLRVCANFYLMIVHIILVTAVIPVGNPEYSETILKTPLMIDLITLSPTGAQLFFVIGGLLLAVTVLQDMSQKPHLQNGYFRTKIRSRLIRIVPVYFFCLLVTLMGDELPGVQLGPVGYKSLIQEQGRCRKKWWASVLFVNNFAVFGKERCNIHGWYLSADFQLFSASLLLLLALGKYPKRAKAVLWTCAIVALTIPIVISYYLGLGSAAPVSLSDAQYEFMHQPWFNHVYTPSYTNMNSYLAGMIVGYLYHHTKYHRLNLDNSMLFGVIKKLCVPILAAAYLPTFLFYQYEIPRSSWLTVLHNILYQNAAVIAQSVCFIECFRNPSGKIRAFLSSPAMTSLGKLVYCVYVLHFIVLRLIVNQFTPEYTLNFVNVPWIAVGVTILSYLVGLVGYFIIEQPLGMLLKHMWDGGRKKIKIF, from the exons ATGGTGCACCGTTCGATACTGTGCTGCCTGGTTGTGGCTCTGGTTCACCTGGGCCAGTGTTCTCGTATAGTGCCACCGCTGTACCGTTACGATGACTACTTCCAGTGCCAACGCAAGTCCCAATCCGGAGTGTTCTGTTTCGTCAAGGTGGTCCTCAGCGAGCAGCGACAGTCGTTT CAGGATTCTCCAAGGCTCGATACAAGTTTTCGTCATGATCTGCTGGATTGGGGAGTTTGCGTTTCGGACTGTCAACGGGAGCTGGCGGACATGTCTACAGAGCAGCGTCAACGGCTGTTTCTgcccaaatttcaaattaatttcaag TACATACTCCCAGCAGATCACTGGGGTACGTACGTGGAGAACTTCAAACTACGCTACGGTACGCTGATCAACGTATGTGTAAACAATCGTCTGGAGCATGAGTACAACATCAGCAAGCTTGCGTACTCAGAGATTGAGTACTGCACCACTCGAGACGAATTGGATTTGCGCCATAGGAAAACTTCGGGACTAGTGACCGTCGCGTTCTACGCAACAGTTCTGATGCTGATCGGTTTAACCGCGGTGGGCAACGTGGTCGATTTGATTGGCGGTGATCGAACAAGAG AGCACATCATCGTGTCATCGTTCTCGATTCGACGCAACTGGGCACGATTGACGGATCAGCCCAAAAGTATGCTATACCGGGACTTTGGTTACATCGACGGACTACGGGTGTGTGCAAATTTCTACCTGATGATCGTACACATTATATTAGTTACCGCGGTGATTCCTGTTGGAAATCCGGAATACAGTGAAACTATACTGAAGACTCCACTGATGATCGACTTAATTACTTTATCTCCAACTGGGGCACAGCTATTCTTCGTCATAGGCGGGTTGCTTTTGGCCGTTACAGTACTACAGGACATGAGTCAGAAACCGCACCTTCAGAATGGATACTTCCGAACAAAGATACGCTCAAGGTTAATTCGAATTGTTCCGGTATACTTTTTCTGCTTGTTGGTTACCTTGATGGGCGATGAGTTGCCAGGAGTACAGCTGGGTCCTGTGGGGTACAAATCACTCATTCAAGAGCAAGGACGATGTCGGAAGAAGTGGTGGGCTAGTGTGctgtttgtgaacaattttgcagtATTTGGTAAGGAACGATGCAACATCCATGGTTGGTATTTGTCAGCCGATTTCCAGCTGTTTTCAGCATCTCTTTTGCTACTTTTGGCACTGGGAAAGTATCCAAAAAGGGCAAAAGCTGTACTTTGGACTTGTGCGATAGTCGCTTTGACCATTCCCATTGTTATCAGCTACTATCTAGGGCTGGGTTCAGCCGCACCGGTCAGCTTAAG TGATGCTCAATACGAGTTCATGCACCAGCCATGGTTTAATCATGTTTACACACCGAGTTACACAAACATGAACAGCTACTTGGCTGGAATGATCGTTGGATATCTGTACCACCACACCAAGTACCACAGGCTTAATCTGGACAATTCTATG TTGTTTGGCGTAATCAAAAAGCTGTGTGTGCCTATTCTAGCAGCAGCTTACCTTCCAACGTTTCTCTTCTATCAGTACGAAATCCCTCGCTCTTCTTGGTTGACGGTACTGCATAACATCTTGTACCAGAACGCCGCAGTAATCGCACAGTCAGTGTGCTTCATCGAGTGCTTCCGGAATCCATCAGGAAAAATCCGTGCCTTCCTCAGTTCCCCAGCAATGACCAGCCTGGGCAAGCTGGTGTACTGTGTGTACGTGTTGCACTTTATCGTATTGCGACTCATCGTGAACCAGTTTACACCGGAATACACACTAAACTTTGTGAACGTACCGTGGATTGCGGTTGGTGTAACAATTCTCTCATATCTTGTTGGACTGGTAGGTTATTTTATTATCGAACAACCGCTTGGTATGCTTCTAAAGCACATGTGGGATGGTGGtcgaaaaaagattaaaattttttga
- the LOC120415767 gene encoding uncharacterized protein LOC120415767, giving the protein MNINSLTMALVVGVLIICTVDGQLLNNGRSSSFKHLTGVQSTSTQLPRTPIAAKITAKVASNIGADSMQYRHYKRPHEDDADDDDQYRDRDYDSSSSSDARKLPTGVSGPVHTYIKTDKNANFKWGVRHFAGRRYRG; this is encoded by the exons AGTACTGATCATTTGTACCGTTGATGGTCAATTGCTAAATAATG GGAGATCTTCAAGCTTCAAACATCTCACCGGAGTTCAATCAACTTCAACCCAATTGCCGCGGACCCCAATAGCTGCGAAAATTACCGCAAAGGTGGCCAGCAACATCGGCGCTGATTCGATGCAATATCGCCATTACAAACGACCCCACGAAGACGACGCAGATGATGATGATCAATATCGTGATCGTGATtatgacagcagcagcagcagtgatgccaggaagCTACCCACTGGGGTCAGTGGGCCGGTGCATACTTACATCAAGACGGACAAAAATGCCAACTTCAAATGGGGCGTAAGGCACTTTGCTGGGCGGCGGTACCGGGGATGA